One window from the genome of Oreochromis niloticus isolate F11D_XX linkage group LG20, O_niloticus_UMD_NMBU, whole genome shotgun sequence encodes:
- the lima1a gene encoding LIM domain and actin-binding protein 1a isoform X2: MAAEEGSIEKKKPVVEALPSTLCGGNLSVLKKRWEQQQQQEPPSIQRHQSQAPRTPVGTSTSSRSAPSSQIKLQPDTLKTTVLSQDQDTDIQVHRVTRETSQDMTDMEAKPSRDSEEQEGAAASGAEVPECEKPSIPLNSLKMMFEKGESPEKASREQTGRGNTGSMDQLLGDGSLAESTPLRDRMALYQAAISKQEVPPTSVNDDQLDGFSGKQKENVPPCTLDMSPESEPNTRRVFTSETNGSGPGTPASSNQKDSSQSKTPRNFRLPVRETCVSCLKTVYPLERLVANQNIYHSSCFRCSHCNTKLSLANYASLHNNVYCKPHFSQLFKAKGNYDEGFGHRPHKELWEGKNESAEASPTSVTKPTAQSPATPSDQESPSVEDSPLAKVNVLTATMEALGQGYSEKADRPTETRRLKISWPPKTEPEDTPSRGGAAANTEVVSTGKPIRAKWPPEEDSPSTPPEEARGSPILRRNTPLKERSMPFTAAAQPDSPSAPEPKKQSAPVERQPSPEPASMDLQHGGQSSDSQTPTEDSCVDVHTSSGEEEQEEEMKSEDATDHLLTEEDLDDAAGGRGEEEEQMEEEDGGVLEEDMPDAKLQETPTEPTAVSTPEAEVEASRSSQDVGFWDSEEEQEDLTVEELIKRNRHYEDEEEEEEGDV, encoded by the exons GTTGTGGAAGCTCTACCCTCGACACTGTGTGGTGGGAACCTGAGTGTTTTAAAGAAACGctgggagcagcagcagcagcaggaaccGCCGTCCATCCAGAGACACCAATCTCAGGCCCCTCGGACTCCAGTCGGCACATCCACAAGCTCCAGATCTGCACCCTCATCCCAAATCAAGCTCCAGCCAGACACCCTAAAAACTACAGTACTCTCACAGGACCAGGATACAGACATCCAGGTTCACAGAGTGACCAGAGAGACCAGCCAGGACATGACGGACATGGAGGCGAAGCCCAGCAGAGATTCAGAGGAGCAGGAGGGAGCGGCAGCATCGGGAGCCGAAGTGCCCGAGTGCGAGAAGCCCAGCATCCCCCTCAACAGCCTCAAGATGATGTTCGAGAAAGGAGAGAGCCCAGAAAAG GCATCCAGAGAGCAGACAGGCCGAGGAAACACTGGCAGCATGGACCAACTACTAGGAG ATGGAAGCCTCGCCGAGTCCACGCCTCTCCGTGATCGGATGGCCCTCTATCAAGCGGCCATCTCCAAACAGGAAGTGCCTCCCACTTCAGTCAAT GACGATCAGCTGGACGGTTTCAGTGGGAAGCAGAAGGAGAACGTCCCCCCGTGCACTCTGGACATG AGTCCAGAGTCTGAACCGAACACCAGGAGAGTTTTCACCTCAGAGACCAACG GCTCAGGACCCGGCACTCCTGCATCCTCCAATCAGAAAGACTCGTCCCAGTCAAAGACTCCCAGG AACTTCCGTCTGCCAGTGAGGGAGACCTGTGTATCGTGCCTGAAGACTGTCTATCCTCTGGAGAGGCTCGTGGCTAACCAGAACATTTACCACAGCTCCTGCTTCCGCTGTTCGCACTGCAACACCAAACTCAG TTTGGCGAATTACGCCTCCCTGCACAACAACGTCTACTGCAAGCCACACTTCTCCCAGCTCTTCAAGGCCAAAGGAAACTACGACGAGGGCTTCGGCCACCGGCCGCACAAGGAACTTTGGGAGGGCAAAAACGAGAGCGCTGAGGCCTCGCCGACATCTGTAACCAAGCCAACAGCCCAGAGTCCGGCCACACCCTCAGACCAGGAAAGCCCCAGTGTGGAGGACTCACCCTTGGCTAAAGTCAACGTCCTGACGGCCACCATGGAGGCTCTGGGACAAGGTTACTCAGAGAAGGCTGACAGACCCACAGAGACCCGCAGGCTGAAGATCTCCTGGCCACCAAAAACTGAGCCCGAGGACACGCCCAGCCGCGGTGGAGCCGCTGCCAACACAGAGGTGGTCTCCACGGGTAAACCAATCAGAGCCAAGTGGCCTCCAGAGGAAGACTCCCCATCCACACCCCCAGAGGAAGCCAGGGGCTCACCTATTCTGCGTCGAAACACCCCCCTGAAGGAGCGCAGCATGCCGTTCACCGCGGCAGCTCAACCTGACAGCCCTTCTGCTCCTGAGCCCAAAAAGCAGAGTGCACCAGTAGAGCGGCAGCCGAGTCCTGAACCCGCCAGCATGGACCTCCAGCACGGCGGCCAGTCGTCGGACAGCCAAACCCCCACCGAGGACAGCTGTGTAGATGTGCACACCAGCTCCGGAGAGGAGGAACAGGAAGAGGAGATGAAGAGCGAAGACGCTACAGACCATCTCCTCACAGAGGAGGATCTCGATGACGCTGCAGGAGGACGAGGTGAAGAGGAGGAGCAGATGGAGGAGGAAGACGGAGGCGTGCTGGAGGAAGATATGCCAGATGCTAAACTTCAGGAGACTCCGACTGAGCCGACTGCAGTCTCCACTCCGGAGGCAGAGGTGGAGGCCAGCCGGTCGTCTCAGGACGTTGGCTTCTGGGACAGcgaagaggagcaggaggaccTGACGGTGGAGGAGCTGATTAAACGTAACCGACACTACgaggatgaagaagaggaggaagaaggggACGTATAA
- the lima1a gene encoding LIM domain and actin-binding protein 1a isoform X1, with the protein MASVAPFSRRQWASQSLRVTAKELSIVSARGKNTAIAERFSKYQMAAEEGSIEKKKPVVEALPSTLCGGNLSVLKKRWEQQQQQEPPSIQRHQSQAPRTPVGTSTSSRSAPSSQIKLQPDTLKTTVLSQDQDTDIQVHRVTRETSQDMTDMEAKPSRDSEEQEGAAASGAEVPECEKPSIPLNSLKMMFEKGESPEKASREQTGRGNTGSMDQLLGDGSLAESTPLRDRMALYQAAISKQEVPPTSVNDDQLDGFSGKQKENVPPCTLDMSPESEPNTRRVFTSETNGSGPGTPASSNQKDSSQSKTPRNFRLPVRETCVSCLKTVYPLERLVANQNIYHSSCFRCSHCNTKLSLANYASLHNNVYCKPHFSQLFKAKGNYDEGFGHRPHKELWEGKNESAEASPTSVTKPTAQSPATPSDQESPSVEDSPLAKVNVLTATMEALGQGYSEKADRPTETRRLKISWPPKTEPEDTPSRGGAAANTEVVSTGKPIRAKWPPEEDSPSTPPEEARGSPILRRNTPLKERSMPFTAAAQPDSPSAPEPKKQSAPVERQPSPEPASMDLQHGGQSSDSQTPTEDSCVDVHTSSGEEEQEEEMKSEDATDHLLTEEDLDDAAGGRGEEEEQMEEEDGGVLEEDMPDAKLQETPTEPTAVSTPEAEVEASRSSQDVGFWDSEEEQEDLTVEELIKRNRHYEDEEEEEEGDV; encoded by the exons GTTGTGGAAGCTCTACCCTCGACACTGTGTGGTGGGAACCTGAGTGTTTTAAAGAAACGctgggagcagcagcagcagcaggaaccGCCGTCCATCCAGAGACACCAATCTCAGGCCCCTCGGACTCCAGTCGGCACATCCACAAGCTCCAGATCTGCACCCTCATCCCAAATCAAGCTCCAGCCAGACACCCTAAAAACTACAGTACTCTCACAGGACCAGGATACAGACATCCAGGTTCACAGAGTGACCAGAGAGACCAGCCAGGACATGACGGACATGGAGGCGAAGCCCAGCAGAGATTCAGAGGAGCAGGAGGGAGCGGCAGCATCGGGAGCCGAAGTGCCCGAGTGCGAGAAGCCCAGCATCCCCCTCAACAGCCTCAAGATGATGTTCGAGAAAGGAGAGAGCCCAGAAAAG GCATCCAGAGAGCAGACAGGCCGAGGAAACACTGGCAGCATGGACCAACTACTAGGAG ATGGAAGCCTCGCCGAGTCCACGCCTCTCCGTGATCGGATGGCCCTCTATCAAGCGGCCATCTCCAAACAGGAAGTGCCTCCCACTTCAGTCAAT GACGATCAGCTGGACGGTTTCAGTGGGAAGCAGAAGGAGAACGTCCCCCCGTGCACTCTGGACATG AGTCCAGAGTCTGAACCGAACACCAGGAGAGTTTTCACCTCAGAGACCAACG GCTCAGGACCCGGCACTCCTGCATCCTCCAATCAGAAAGACTCGTCCCAGTCAAAGACTCCCAGG AACTTCCGTCTGCCAGTGAGGGAGACCTGTGTATCGTGCCTGAAGACTGTCTATCCTCTGGAGAGGCTCGTGGCTAACCAGAACATTTACCACAGCTCCTGCTTCCGCTGTTCGCACTGCAACACCAAACTCAG TTTGGCGAATTACGCCTCCCTGCACAACAACGTCTACTGCAAGCCACACTTCTCCCAGCTCTTCAAGGCCAAAGGAAACTACGACGAGGGCTTCGGCCACCGGCCGCACAAGGAACTTTGGGAGGGCAAAAACGAGAGCGCTGAGGCCTCGCCGACATCTGTAACCAAGCCAACAGCCCAGAGTCCGGCCACACCCTCAGACCAGGAAAGCCCCAGTGTGGAGGACTCACCCTTGGCTAAAGTCAACGTCCTGACGGCCACCATGGAGGCTCTGGGACAAGGTTACTCAGAGAAGGCTGACAGACCCACAGAGACCCGCAGGCTGAAGATCTCCTGGCCACCAAAAACTGAGCCCGAGGACACGCCCAGCCGCGGTGGAGCCGCTGCCAACACAGAGGTGGTCTCCACGGGTAAACCAATCAGAGCCAAGTGGCCTCCAGAGGAAGACTCCCCATCCACACCCCCAGAGGAAGCCAGGGGCTCACCTATTCTGCGTCGAAACACCCCCCTGAAGGAGCGCAGCATGCCGTTCACCGCGGCAGCTCAACCTGACAGCCCTTCTGCTCCTGAGCCCAAAAAGCAGAGTGCACCAGTAGAGCGGCAGCCGAGTCCTGAACCCGCCAGCATGGACCTCCAGCACGGCGGCCAGTCGTCGGACAGCCAAACCCCCACCGAGGACAGCTGTGTAGATGTGCACACCAGCTCCGGAGAGGAGGAACAGGAAGAGGAGATGAAGAGCGAAGACGCTACAGACCATCTCCTCACAGAGGAGGATCTCGATGACGCTGCAGGAGGACGAGGTGAAGAGGAGGAGCAGATGGAGGAGGAAGACGGAGGCGTGCTGGAGGAAGATATGCCAGATGCTAAACTTCAGGAGACTCCGACTGAGCCGACTGCAGTCTCCACTCCGGAGGCAGAGGTGGAGGCCAGCCGGTCGTCTCAGGACGTTGGCTTCTGGGACAGcgaagaggagcaggaggaccTGACGGTGGAGGAGCTGATTAAACGTAACCGACACTACgaggatgaagaagaggaggaagaaggggACGTATAA